The following are encoded in a window of Myxocyprinus asiaticus isolate MX2 ecotype Aquarium Trade chromosome 17, UBuf_Myxa_2, whole genome shotgun sequence genomic DNA:
- the LOC127455195 gene encoding kelch domain-containing protein 2-like isoform X2 — protein MEEENQPQIMEDDDDDEDEGAFEWDAAHEDDRDFDWSENEDDEEQVFVSRSSPAERSGHIAVTDGSCMFVWAGYKNADAEAPGFIDFYLPKNEIWIYNMEMRRWRMKRSEGDVPNSMSGSCGVCVDGVLYLFGGHHARGNTNLVYRLPLRAFELRWEKMSDLTGLPPTCKDKLGCWIHKNKLVYFGGYGYIAQPGHRGTFELDENSFMGNHAGRGWNNHIHILDLETSAWTQPITQGNAPSPRAAHACATLGNRGYVFGGRYMDHRLNDLYFINLDMWEWSEMCVPQNGPVGRSWHSLTPVSHDHLFLFGGFTTNRETLSDAWIYCVSTNEWKVFKHEHTERPRLWHTACFGADGEVFVFGGCANNLLSHQQAAHSNELLVFSVQPKSLLRFCLDAAVEHQKHLENMWNVLPKHLLHRLTQRIMAES, from the exons ATGGAGGAAGAAAATCAGCCACAAATCatggaagatgatgatgatgatgaagatgaggggGCTTTTGAGTGGGATGCAGCACACGAGGATGACCGAGACTTTGATTGGTCGGAgaatgaagatgatgaagagCAGGTGTTTGTGTCCAGATCGAGTCCGGCAGAGCGCAGCGGTCACATCGCAGTCACTGACGGCAGCTGTATGTTTGTTTGGGCGGGTTATAAG AACGCTGATGCTGAAGCGCCGGGATTCATTGACTTTTACTTGCCCAAGAATGAAATCTGGATATACAACATGGAGATGAGAAGATG gagAATGAAGCGTTCAGAAGGAGACGTGCCAAACTCCATGTCGGGcagctgtggtgtgtgtgtggatggtgTTCTGTATCTGTTTGGTGGTCATCACGCCAGAGGAAACACCAACCTG GTTTATCGTCTGCCGCTGCGAGCGTTTGAGTTGCGTTGGGAAAAGATGAGCGATCTGACGGGTCTGCCGCCGACATGTAAAGATAAACTGGGCTGCTGGATTCACAAAAACAA ACTGGTGTATTTCGGTGGCTACGGCTACATCGCACAACCGGGTCACAGAGGAACATTTGAACTGGATGAGAATTCATTCATG GGGAATCACGCGGGCCGCGGGTGGAATAATCACATACACATCCTGGATCTGGAGACGTCAGCCTGGACTCAACCCATCACACAG GGAAACGCTCCGTCACCACGAGCAGCTCACGCGTGTGCCACATTAGGAAACAGAGGTTACGTGTTTGGAGGACGTTATATG GATCATCGGCTGAATGATTTGTACTTCATTAATCTGGACATGTGGGAGTGGAGCGAGAT GTGTGTTCCACAAAACGGTCCCGTCGGCCGCTCGTGGCATTCTCTCACACCAGTGTCACATGATCATCTCTTTCTATTCGGCGGCTTCACGACCAACAGAGAAACTCTGA GTGACGCCTGGATTTACTGTGTCAGCACAAACGAGTGGAAAGTGTTTAAACACGAGCACACGGAGCGTCCCCG ATTGTGGCACACGGCGTGTTTTGGTGCTGATGGCGAGGTGTTTGTGTTTGGAGGATGTGCTAATAATcttctctctcatcaacaagcc GCTCATAGTAATGAACTATTGGTGTTCAGTGTTCAGCCCAAATCGCTGCTCAG GTTCTGTTTAGATGCAGCTGTTGAGCACCAGAAACATCTGGAGAACATGTGGAACGTTCTTCCCAAACATCTACTGCATCGGCTCACACAGAGGATCATGGCAGAATCCTAG
- the LOC127455266 gene encoding leucine-rich repeat protein 1-like isoform X2 has product MKLQCDVEVVNRMLPTVGLKNKGKSSRAVLSIGKHVDRSSHSSSLYLLICTAKDRSGSKYKLKENIEKFFTWFVEEGKATVRLKEPAIDICLSKADINSLKNFLSAARLAHRGSDTDSLPLSTLTPVRARDVEKPKKKLTILSKKDYPLTSCFPYSLEQLQVSYCRLSRVDMRMLSLKALRRLDLSNNHIKTLPSTIGDLSCLSELILHNNHLENFSDVLCVSSLQTSLQHLDLSQNRLTVLPARFCRLHELVNLKLDDNKLVRLPFHIGRLTKMRFLSAAHNQLTLLPADFRKLSLENLDLFGNPFTQPNTLDHTIHLTFPLTLQELTSRAVLDLRIPYGPRIIPFHLCDELEFCKVCDCGRASLKSYIQTAVSMNLHLVSHTVVLVDNMGGTEAPVQRYFCSLTCYCEFMDSCVQRGLR; this is encoded by the exons atgaagttgcAGTGTGATGTGGAGGTTGTGAATCGGATGTTGCCGACTGTCGGTCTGAAGAATAAAGGTAAATCCAGTCGAGCGGTTTTATCCATCGGGAAACATGTGGACAGAAGTTCTCACAGCAGCAGTTTGTATCTGTTAATCTGCACTGCCAAAGATAGAAGCGGATCCAAATACAAG CTGAAGGAGAACATTGAGAAGTTCTTCACATGGTTTGTTGAAGAAGGTAAAGCTACAGTTCGACTGAAGGAACCGGCTATTGACATCTGTTTGAGTAAA GCCGATATCAACAGCTTGAAAAACTTTCTCTCTGCCGCCCGACTGGCACACAGAGGAAGTGACACGGACTCTCTCCCGCTGTCCACCCTCACACCAGTCCGTGCCCGTGATGTCGAGAAGCCGAAGAAGAAGCTCACCATTTTGTCAAAGAAGGACTATCCTCTCACTTCCTGCTTCCCGTATTCCCTGGAACAGCTGCAGGTGTCATACTGCAGACTGTCACGAGTGGACATGCGCATGCTGTCGCTCAAAGCGCTCCGTCGGTTAGATCTGAGCAACAATCATATCAAGACGTTGCCGTCCACCATCGGAGACTTGAGCTGCCTGTCCGAATTAATTCTTCACAATAATCACCTGGAGAACTTCAGTGACGTGCTGTGCGTGTCGAGTCTACAGACGTCTCTTCAGCATCTGGACTTGAGTCAGAACCGGCTGACAGTCCTGCCCGCTCGCTTCTGTCGGCTGCACGAGCTGGTCAACCTTAAACTGGACGATAACAAACTCGTGCGGCTGCCATTCCACATCGGGCGGCTCACAAAGATGCGTTTCCTGTCCGCCGCTCATAACCAGCTCACTCTACTTCCTGCAGACTTCAGGAAACTGAGTCTGGAAAACTTGGATCTGTTTGGTAACCCGTTCACTCAACCCAACACTCTTGACCATACGATACACCTGACGTTTCCTCTGACGCTACAGGAGTTAACGTCACGCGCTGTGCTCGACCTCAG AATCCCGTATGGTCCTCGTATCATCCCCTTCCACTTGTGTGATGAGCTGGAGTTCTGTAAAGTGTGTGATTGCGGCCGTGCGAGCCTGAAGTCGTACATCCAGACGGCCGTCAGTATGAATCTGCACCTGGTGTCTCACACCGTTGTGTTAGTCGACAACATGGGCGGCACAGAAGCTCCAGTGCAGCGATATTTCTGCTCGCTCACGTGTTACTGCGAGTTCATGGACAGCTGCGTGCAGCGTGGACTGAGATGA
- the LOC127455266 gene encoding leucine-rich repeat protein 1-like isoform X1, with the protein MLCVCVFVRMKLQCDVEVVNRMLPTVGLKNKGKSSRAVLSIGKHVDRSSHSSSLYLLICTAKDRSGSKYKLKENIEKFFTWFVEEGKATVRLKEPAIDICLSKADINSLKNFLSAARLAHRGSDTDSLPLSTLTPVRARDVEKPKKKLTILSKKDYPLTSCFPYSLEQLQVSYCRLSRVDMRMLSLKALRRLDLSNNHIKTLPSTIGDLSCLSELILHNNHLENFSDVLCVSSLQTSLQHLDLSQNRLTVLPARFCRLHELVNLKLDDNKLVRLPFHIGRLTKMRFLSAAHNQLTLLPADFRKLSLENLDLFGNPFTQPNTLDHTIHLTFPLTLQELTSRAVLDLRIPYGPRIIPFHLCDELEFCKVCDCGRASLKSYIQTAVSMNLHLVSHTVVLVDNMGGTEAPVQRYFCSLTCYCEFMDSCVQRGLR; encoded by the exons atgttgtgtgtgtgtgtgtttgtcaggatgaagttgcAGTGTGATGTGGAGGTTGTGAATCGGATGTTGCCGACTGTCGGTCTGAAGAATAAAGGTAAATCCAGTCGAGCGGTTTTATCCATCGGGAAACATGTGGACAGAAGTTCTCACAGCAGCAGTTTGTATCTGTTAATCTGCACTGCCAAAGATAGAAGCGGATCCAAATACAAG CTGAAGGAGAACATTGAGAAGTTCTTCACATGGTTTGTTGAAGAAGGTAAAGCTACAGTTCGACTGAAGGAACCGGCTATTGACATCTGTTTGAGTAAA GCCGATATCAACAGCTTGAAAAACTTTCTCTCTGCCGCCCGACTGGCACACAGAGGAAGTGACACGGACTCTCTCCCGCTGTCCACCCTCACACCAGTCCGTGCCCGTGATGTCGAGAAGCCGAAGAAGAAGCTCACCATTTTGTCAAAGAAGGACTATCCTCTCACTTCCTGCTTCCCGTATTCCCTGGAACAGCTGCAGGTGTCATACTGCAGACTGTCACGAGTGGACATGCGCATGCTGTCGCTCAAAGCGCTCCGTCGGTTAGATCTGAGCAACAATCATATCAAGACGTTGCCGTCCACCATCGGAGACTTGAGCTGCCTGTCCGAATTAATTCTTCACAATAATCACCTGGAGAACTTCAGTGACGTGCTGTGCGTGTCGAGTCTACAGACGTCTCTTCAGCATCTGGACTTGAGTCAGAACCGGCTGACAGTCCTGCCCGCTCGCTTCTGTCGGCTGCACGAGCTGGTCAACCTTAAACTGGACGATAACAAACTCGTGCGGCTGCCATTCCACATCGGGCGGCTCACAAAGATGCGTTTCCTGTCCGCCGCTCATAACCAGCTCACTCTACTTCCTGCAGACTTCAGGAAACTGAGTCTGGAAAACTTGGATCTGTTTGGTAACCCGTTCACTCAACCCAACACTCTTGACCATACGATACACCTGACGTTTCCTCTGACGCTACAGGAGTTAACGTCACGCGCTGTGCTCGACCTCAG AATCCCGTATGGTCCTCGTATCATCCCCTTCCACTTGTGTGATGAGCTGGAGTTCTGTAAAGTGTGTGATTGCGGCCGTGCGAGCCTGAAGTCGTACATCCAGACGGCCGTCAGTATGAATCTGCACCTGGTGTCTCACACCGTTGTGTTAGTCGACAACATGGGCGGCACAGAAGCTCCAGTGCAGCGATATTTCTGCTCGCTCACGTGTTACTGCGAGTTCATGGACAGCTGCGTGCAGCGTGGACTGAGATGA
- the LOC127455263 gene encoding protein kintoun-like, with product MAFGSKLQELNLTRDEMNRFGEALKKESFRALLNEYAAEISNPENKRQYEEEIKQLEEERGMNVQFIHPESHHVLKTSSAHGKCFINICSNQLIDKPSCAAATDTDGKTGYNWSLPFSLTPGRPDRDAKGNTCVIYDVVYHPDAIHMAENNSRFMNMINSTAIRGIEDSFQIKLNRNTKQLQMRYKGIPHPAVIRRPIPEHVEKKRSSGEDGLSFPYPDQTRPKPDQTGPKPDQTGPKPDQTRPKPDQTGPKPDQTGPKPDQTRPKPDQTGPKPDQTRPKPDQTRPKPDQTEPKPDQTKPDQTGPKPDQTRPKADQTKADQTRPKSDQTRPKPDQTRPKADQTKADQTKPKPDQTRPKPDQTRPKPDQTKPKPDQTGPKPDQTGPKPDQTRPKPDQTGPKPDQTGPKPDQTRCSVSKQPIIPHYTLRYRSVLDLQECFSTRPKHIIIIIDLPLLRSAHDVHVSVTERRLVLESQTASYKLDLLLSYPVHEDKGHAKFNKTNKQLTITLPVVAVKNPVISQSRRDDDDEERKIMSDDEAEEKPHEDTEKPCETDHTESNTHDSALVTCAVSELDRFNLTSEPQLINLLKETHTTDTGDNVMINPTVIRTEPEESDHFHHTCAPEIQNMGTEEDPSDFDINLHEMSVSGSQIQTSATPDDEVHNTSDREQETPFEPNTDERPGAFSQETTMTHEDERKYPVTSSYEQLNACETEEQETKHFSEEPSAPSQYDEAVRSVTSMEETGVSSKDPADTSNPPPVILRETDPDDRELIVCDHKIFCFQNTLCFDLD from the exons ATGGCTTTTGGCAGCAAACTTCAAGAACTGAATTTGACTCGAGATGAAATGAATCGATTCGGCGAAGCTTTAAAAAAAGAATCGTTCCGCGCGTTACTGAATGAATATGCAGCAGAAATCTCCAACCCTGAAAACAAGAGACAATATGAAGAAGAAATTAAACAGCTGGAGGAGGAAAGAGGCATGAATGTGCAGTTTATTCATCCTGAATCTCATCATGTGTTGAAGACGAGCAGCGCTCACGGGAAATGCTTCATCAATATTTGTTCCAATCAATTGATCGATAAACCGTCATGCGCCGCCGCCACAGACACCGACGGTAAAACGGGTTATAACTGGTCGTTACCGTTCAGTCTGACACCCGGGAGACCCGACAGAGATGCTAAAGGAAACACGTGTGTGATATATGATGTAGTTTATCATCCAGACGCGATTCACATGGCAGAAAACAACAGCAGATTTATGAACATGATCAACAGCACAGCCATCAGAGGAATTGAAGATTCATTTCAAATTAAACTAAACAGGAACACAAAACAACTACAAATGAGATATAAAGGAATTCCACATCCAGCGGTGATCCGCAGGCCGATACCGGAACATGTGGAGAAGAAGAGGAGCTCAGGTGAGGATGGACTGTCATTTCCGTATCCAGATCAGACCAGACCCAAACCAGATCAGACCGGACCCAAACCAGATCAAACCGGACCCAAACCAGATCAAACCAGACCCAAACCAGATCAGACCGGACCCAAACCAGATCAGACCGGACCCAAACCAGATCAAACCAGACCCAAACCAGATCAGACCGGACCCAAACCAGATCAAACCAGACCCAAACCAGATCAGACCAGACCCAAACCAGATCAGACCGAACCCAAACCAGATCAGACCAAACCAGATCAGACCGGACCCAAGCCAGATCAGACCAGACCCAAAGCAGATCAGACCAAAGCAGATCAAACCAGACCCAAATCAGATCAAACCAGACCCAAACCAGATCAGACCAGACCCAAAGCAGATCAGACCAAAGCAGATCAGACCAAACCCAAACCAGATCAGACCAGACCCAAACCAGATCAGACCAGACCCAAACCAGATCAAACCAAACCCAAACCAGATCAGACCGGACCCAAACCAGATCAAACTGGACCCAAACCAGATCAGACCAGACCCAAACCAGATCAGACCGGACCCAAACCAGATCAAACTGGACCCAAACCAGATCAAACCAGATGTTCAGTGTCCAAACAGCCCATAATCCCACACTACACCCTCAGATACAGATCAGTACTGGATTTACAGGAGTGCTTCAGCACTCGACCCaaacacatcatcatcatcatcgatTTACCGCTGCTCAGATCTGCTCATGATGTTCATGTCAGTGTGACGGAGAGACGACTCGTCCTGGAATCTCaaacagcatcatataaactggATCTGCTGCTCTCGTATCCGGTGCATGAAGATAAAGGACACGCAAAGTTCAACAAAACTAACAAACAGCTGACCATCACACTTCCTGTTGTAGCGGTGAAGAACCCTGTAATATCTCAGAGCAGacgtgatgatgatgatgaggagagGAAGATCATGTCTGATGATGAAGCAGAAGAAAAGCCTCATGAGGACACAGAGAAACCTTGTGAGACGGATCACACAGAATCAAACACGCATGATTCAGCATTGGTCACATGTGCTGTTAGTGAACTGGACCGTTTTAATTTAACATCTGAACCTCAATTAATCAACTTActgaaagaaacacacacaacTGATACAGGCGACAATGTAATGATCAACCCGACAGTGATCAGAACAGAACCAGAAGAATCGGATCATTTCCATCATACATGTGCTCCAGAAATCCAGAACATGGGAACAGAGGAAGATCCTTCCGACTTTGACATCAATCTACACGAG ATGTCTGTCAGTGGCTCTCAAATCCAAACCAGCGCGACACCAGACGATGAAGTTCATAACACCTCAGACAGAGAACAGGAAACACCGTTTGAGCCGAACACTGACGAGCGTCCAGGAGCCTTTTCACAAGAGACAACGATGACACATGAAGATGAGCGGAAATATCCAGTGACATCATCGTATGAGCAACTGAATGCATGCGAGACTGAAGAACAAGAGACCAAACACTTTTCAGAAGAGCCAAGTGCTCCATCCCAATACGACGAGGCCGTCAGGAGCGTGACTTCAATGGAGGAAACTGGAGTCTCATCGAAGGATCCAGCAGATACTTCCAATCCTCCACCTGTGATTCTGAGAGAGACCGATCCAGACGACAGAGAACTGATCGTTTGTGATCACAAGATCTTCTGTTTCCAGAACACTCTATGCTTTGATTTGGACTAA
- the LOC127455195 gene encoding kelch domain-containing protein 2-like isoform X1 — protein MEEENQPQIMEDDDDDEDEGAFEWDAAHEDDRDFDWSENEDDEEQVFVSRSSPAERSGHIAVTDGSCMFVWAGYKNADAEAPGFIDFYLPKNEIWIYNMEMRRWRMKRSEGDVPNSMSGSCGVCVDGVLYLFGGHHARGNTNLVKISNNPTGRFELHFYISNMLLLLLCVVQVYRLPLRAFELRWEKMSDLTGLPPTCKDKLGCWIHKNKLVYFGGYGYIAQPGHRGTFELDENSFMGNHAGRGWNNHIHILDLETSAWTQPITQGNAPSPRAAHACATLGNRGYVFGGRYMDHRLNDLYFINLDMWEWSEMCVPQNGPVGRSWHSLTPVSHDHLFLFGGFTTNRETLSDAWIYCVSTNEWKVFKHEHTERPRLWHTACFGADGEVFVFGGCANNLLSHQQAAHSNELLVFSVQPKSLLRFCLDAAVEHQKHLENMWNVLPKHLLHRLTQRIMAES, from the exons ATGGAGGAAGAAAATCAGCCACAAATCatggaagatgatgatgatgatgaagatgaggggGCTTTTGAGTGGGATGCAGCACACGAGGATGACCGAGACTTTGATTGGTCGGAgaatgaagatgatgaagagCAGGTGTTTGTGTCCAGATCGAGTCCGGCAGAGCGCAGCGGTCACATCGCAGTCACTGACGGCAGCTGTATGTTTGTTTGGGCGGGTTATAAG AACGCTGATGCTGAAGCGCCGGGATTCATTGACTTTTACTTGCCCAAGAATGAAATCTGGATATACAACATGGAGATGAGAAGATG gagAATGAAGCGTTCAGAAGGAGACGTGCCAAACTCCATGTCGGGcagctgtggtgtgtgtgtggatggtgTTCTGTATCTGTTTGGTGGTCATCACGCCAGAGGAAACACCAACCTGGTGAAGATTTCTAACAATCCCACAGGACGATTCGAGTTACACTTTTACATTTCAAACATGTTGCTTTTGCTTCTGTGTGTTGTGCAGGTTTATCGTCTGCCGCTGCGAGCGTTTGAGTTGCGTTGGGAAAAGATGAGCGATCTGACGGGTCTGCCGCCGACATGTAAAGATAAACTGGGCTGCTGGATTCACAAAAACAA ACTGGTGTATTTCGGTGGCTACGGCTACATCGCACAACCGGGTCACAGAGGAACATTTGAACTGGATGAGAATTCATTCATG GGGAATCACGCGGGCCGCGGGTGGAATAATCACATACACATCCTGGATCTGGAGACGTCAGCCTGGACTCAACCCATCACACAG GGAAACGCTCCGTCACCACGAGCAGCTCACGCGTGTGCCACATTAGGAAACAGAGGTTACGTGTTTGGAGGACGTTATATG GATCATCGGCTGAATGATTTGTACTTCATTAATCTGGACATGTGGGAGTGGAGCGAGAT GTGTGTTCCACAAAACGGTCCCGTCGGCCGCTCGTGGCATTCTCTCACACCAGTGTCACATGATCATCTCTTTCTATTCGGCGGCTTCACGACCAACAGAGAAACTCTGA GTGACGCCTGGATTTACTGTGTCAGCACAAACGAGTGGAAAGTGTTTAAACACGAGCACACGGAGCGTCCCCG ATTGTGGCACACGGCGTGTTTTGGTGCTGATGGCGAGGTGTTTGTGTTTGGAGGATGTGCTAATAATcttctctctcatcaacaagcc GCTCATAGTAATGAACTATTGGTGTTCAGTGTTCAGCCCAAATCGCTGCTCAG GTTCTGTTTAGATGCAGCTGTTGAGCACCAGAAACATCTGGAGAACATGTGGAACGTTCTTCCCAAACATCTACTGCATCGGCTCACACAGAGGATCATGGCAGAATCCTAG